The following proteins are encoded in a genomic region of Paenibacillus sp. FSL H3-0469:
- a CDS encoding DUF1349 domain-containing protein: MRFIEWQDGVWSNEPVSSRTVDGQLVTLAAEGSDYWEKTMYGFQHDNGHALLAPWNTAEAVEISFALDGFTELYDQAGIMLWHSGEQWIKAGIELNDGVPHIGAVVTDGYSDWSLSPVPEWKGEVVTLRASRMKDAVILRARTENHPWRTIRVARFPYENGTQAGPFLCAPTRAGFHVTFTRWAATVPDADVHTDPPIV, encoded by the coding sequence ATGAGATTCATAGAGTGGCAGGATGGAGTATGGAGCAATGAACCGGTGTCAAGCAGGACCGTGGACGGTCAACTGGTGACCCTTGCAGCGGAGGGCAGCGATTACTGGGAAAAGACGATGTACGGCTTCCAGCATGACAACGGTCATGCGCTGCTTGCCCCCTGGAATACGGCAGAGGCGGTAGAGATCAGCTTCGCGCTGGACGGGTTCACGGAGCTGTATGACCAGGCAGGCATTATGCTATGGCACAGCGGCGAGCAATGGATCAAGGCCGGTATTGAGCTGAATGACGGTGTTCCTCATATAGGTGCAGTTGTGACGGACGGTTACTCTGACTGGTCATTGTCCCCTGTTCCCGAATGGAAGGGCGAGGTGGTTACCCTCCGGGCTTCGCGGATGAAGGATGCGGTAATCCTCAGAGCGCGAACAGAGAATCATCCATGGCGGACTATCCGTGTTGCCCGGTTCCCGTATGAGAATGGCACCCAAGCGGGACCGTTCCTGTGCGCTCCAACGCGGGCCGGCTTTCACGTTACCTTCACACGCTGGGCAGCTACAGTACCCGATGCAGATGTTCATACAGACCCGCCAATCGTATAG
- a CDS encoding MFS transporter, whose product MATVFLIIIYLAFISLGLPDSMLGAAWPVIRLDFGAPVELAGLLSMIVVAGTIISSLASSVVLKRLGTGMVTFISVAVTALALLGFSYSSSALWVALLALPLGLGAGSIDTGLNNYVATHYKAHHMSWLHCFWGIGAMLGPILMSRYIANGESWRTGFFAVSMIQFALVVVLFFSLPLWTKVSKRGGQQPVGMSEKADSRPAAVPAEGKVLRIKGVKLAMLTFLFYCGVEATVGLWGSSYLVNVKEVSPATAAGWVSLYYGGITAGRLITGFITFRFSNRTLIRGGLAISLGGALLLALPLPAVYSLVAFILIGLGSAPIFPCMLHETPARFGAENSQKIMGYQMALAYTGGAFLPPLLGWAAARSTFMILPPAMIGYIIVMIVSSEIINRMMSKRQGEVNL is encoded by the coding sequence ATGGCAACAGTATTCTTAATTATTATTTATCTGGCGTTCATCAGCCTGGGACTGCCGGATTCGATGCTTGGCGCAGCCTGGCCGGTTATCCGGCTGGACTTCGGGGCGCCGGTCGAGCTGGCCGGACTGCTGTCGATGATAGTGGTCGCCGGCACGATTATCTCAAGCTTGGCCAGCAGTGTGGTGCTGAAGCGGCTCGGAACGGGAATGGTTACTTTTATCAGCGTGGCGGTAACGGCTCTGGCCCTGCTCGGTTTCTCCTATTCCTCTTCCGCCTTGTGGGTGGCTCTGCTGGCCTTGCCGCTCGGTCTGGGGGCCGGTTCGATTGATACAGGGTTGAATAATTATGTGGCGACTCATTACAAAGCGCATCATATGAGCTGGCTGCACTGTTTCTGGGGGATAGGGGCTATGCTGGGGCCGATCCTGATGTCGCGGTATATTGCGAATGGCGAGTCTTGGAGAACAGGGTTTTTCGCGGTCAGCATGATTCAGTTCGCACTAGTCGTGGTACTGTTTTTCAGTCTGCCGCTGTGGACAAAGGTAAGCAAACGGGGCGGACAGCAGCCTGTTGGGATGTCTGAGAAGGCAGATTCCCGGCCTGCGGCCGTTCCCGCTGAGGGTAAGGTGCTGCGGATCAAAGGCGTGAAGCTGGCGATGCTTACCTTTCTGTTCTATTGCGGAGTAGAAGCCACGGTGGGGCTATGGGGCAGCAGCTATTTGGTCAACGTAAAGGAAGTATCCCCGGCAACTGCCGCCGGATGGGTCTCGCTCTATTATGGCGGAATCACGGCCGGGCGGCTGATCACCGGCTTCATTACCTTCCGCTTCAGCAACCGTACGCTGATTCGCGGCGGGCTGGCGATTTCACTCGGTGGTGCGCTGCTGCTGGCCTTGCCGCTTCCGGCGGTATATTCACTGGTCGCTTTTATTCTGATTGGCCTCGGCTCGGCACCGATCTTCCCCTGCATGCTGCATGAGACGCCCGCCCGGTTCGGAGCGGAGAATTCGCAGAAGATTATGGGGTATCAGATGGCCTTGGCTTACACCGGCGGTGCGTTTCTGCCTCCATTGTTGGGCTGGGCGGCGGCGCGGAGCACCTTCATGATTCTCCCGCCGGCAATGATCGGGTATATCATAGTGATGATAGTAAGCTCTGAAATCATTAATAGGATGATGAGCAAACGACAAGGAGAGGTGAACCTGTAA
- a CDS encoding thiamine pyrophosphate-dependent enzyme, translating to MAIDYEKELGSAKVEQKFLYESGNEMAAYAAHQINYHVMGYFPISPSTEVAQFLDTMKASGQHDIMLVPSDGEHSSAGICYGASTAGGRVFNATSAQGYMFMLEQLPVQAGTRMPMVMNLVCRSISGPLNIHGDHSDLYFALNTGWPILMCRDPQSVYDMNLMALKLAEHAKVRLPVMVASDGYFTSHQKRRVQAFAHREDVHKFVGEQPPAGFTDTLDRNNPVTVGPYMNEPDYINNRYQQSVAMYNAGEVFEEIAQEFAELTGRHYEMIEQYRMEDADVAVFLMNSASEIIKDVVDQLREQGIKAGAISPNMIRPFPQKQIAEALKHVKAITVGDRADSVGGHGGNMVNEIKAALFTYGNTTTKVISRIYGLGGKDFYAEDGHHFFQLAMDAVVADRVEIPFDYYGHNPGAPENAPKRLLKPMDFDKLKTGLITVTRNEETGKLSVRVPPVRSLMKKPRRLSPGHGACPGCGIFSGLELFFKGIEGDIVALYHTGCAMVTTTGYPYSSHKSTFIHNLFQNGAATLSGVVEMFWERKRRGELDGLGLKEDFTFVMVTGDGGMDIGMGPAIGAALRGHKMIIVEYDNEGYMNTGAQQSYSTPLGHRTSTSSIGKTQQGKVTQHKDTAQIMAATNIPYVFTGCEAYPQDMLKKAAKAQWYAQNEGLVYGKILIACPLNWMSDDKDGTDIVSLAVESCFFPLYEVEQGITNITYNPEDKDKRIEVSAWLKTMGKTRHLLKPENEPALRSFEGEVQRRWSRLKAKHEHPDL from the coding sequence GTGGCTATTGATTATGAAAAAGAACTAGGCTCCGCCAAGGTGGAGCAGAAATTCCTATACGAGTCCGGCAATGAAATGGCGGCCTATGCCGCGCATCAGATTAACTATCATGTCATGGGTTATTTCCCGATCTCCCCATCGACTGAGGTGGCCCAGTTCCTCGATACGATGAAGGCCAGCGGCCAGCACGATATTATGCTGGTACCGTCCGATGGCGAGCACAGCTCTGCAGGGATCTGCTACGGTGCTTCGACAGCAGGCGGTCGTGTATTTAATGCAACGAGCGCTCAAGGGTACATGTTCATGCTGGAGCAATTGCCTGTACAAGCAGGTACGCGGATGCCGATGGTCATGAATCTGGTCTGCCGTTCGATCTCGGGACCGCTGAATATTCACGGAGACCATTCCGATCTGTATTTTGCCCTGAACACCGGCTGGCCGATCCTGATGTGCCGTGATCCGCAGTCGGTCTATGATATGAACCTGATGGCGCTGAAGCTGGCGGAACACGCCAAGGTCCGGCTGCCGGTGATGGTGGCCTCTGACGGTTACTTCACTTCGCACCAGAAGCGCCGGGTGCAGGCTTTTGCCCATCGTGAGGATGTTCATAAGTTCGTTGGCGAACAGCCGCCTGCAGGCTTTACCGATACCCTTGACCGCAATAACCCGGTCACTGTGGGGCCTTACATGAATGAACCGGATTACATCAACAACCGATATCAGCAATCCGTTGCGATGTACAATGCGGGTGAAGTCTTTGAAGAAATTGCCCAGGAATTCGCAGAGCTGACCGGACGCCATTATGAGATGATCGAGCAGTACCGGATGGAGGATGCCGATGTTGCTGTCTTCCTGATGAACTCGGCTTCGGAGATTATTAAGGACGTAGTGGATCAGCTCCGTGAGCAGGGAATCAAGGCAGGGGCAATCTCCCCGAACATGATCCGTCCGTTCCCGCAGAAGCAGATTGCTGAAGCACTGAAGCATGTCAAAGCCATTACTGTAGGTGACCGTGCCGATTCGGTTGGCGGACACGGCGGTAACATGGTGAACGAGATTAAGGCTGCACTGTTCACTTACGGCAATACAACGACTAAGGTGATCAGCCGGATCTACGGACTAGGCGGTAAAGACTTCTATGCCGAGGACGGGCATCACTTCTTCCAGTTGGCTATGGATGCCGTTGTTGCGGACCGTGTAGAGATTCCGTTCGATTACTATGGCCATAATCCGGGAGCGCCGGAGAATGCGCCGAAGCGCCTCTTGAAGCCGATGGACTTCGATAAGCTGAAGACCGGCCTGATCACGGTAACCCGGAACGAAGAGACTGGCAAGCTGAGTGTCAGAGTTCCGCCGGTCCGTTCGCTGATGAAGAAGCCGAGACGTCTATCTCCAGGGCACGGCGCATGTCCGGGCTGCGGGATTTTCTCCGGGCTGGAGCTGTTCTTCAAAGGGATCGAAGGCGATATCGTAGCACTCTACCACACCGGCTGCGCGATGGTAACGACTACCGGATATCCGTATTCCTCCCATAAATCGACGTTCATCCACAATCTGTTCCAGAACGGCGCAGCTACGCTGTCCGGTGTGGTTGAGATGTTCTGGGAACGCAAACGCCGCGGTGAGCTTGACGGGCTGGGGCTGAAGGAAGACTTCACGTTCGTTATGGTTACCGGCGACGGCGGGATGGACATCGGGATGGGGCCTGCGATCGGTGCAGCGCTGCGCGGCCACAAGATGATCATTGTGGAATATGATAACGAAGGATATATGAATACAGGGGCGCAGCAGTCCTATTCGACACCACTCGGACACCGGACTTCCACCTCAAGCATCGGCAAAACCCAGCAGGGCAAGGTGACCCAGCACAAGGATACAGCGCAGATTATGGCGGCTACCAACATTCCTTATGTCTTCACCGGCTGTGAAGCTTATCCGCAGGATATGCTGAAGAAAGCGGCGAAGGCCCAGTGGTATGCGCAGAATGAAGGTCTGGTCTACGGCAAGATTCTCATTGCCTGTCCGCTGAACTGGATGAGCGACGACAAGGACGGCACAGATATCGTGTCCCTGGCTGTCGAATCCTGCTTCTTCCCGCTCTATGAAGTAGAGCAGGGAATTACCAATATCACCTATAACCCGGAAGATAAGGACAAACGGATAGAAGTATCCGCCTGGCTGAAGACAATGGGCAAGACCCGCCATTTGCTGAAGCCGGAGAATGAACCGGCTCTGCGCAGCTTCGAGGGTGAAGTTCAGCGCCGCTGGAGCCGCCTCAAAGCTAAGCATGAGCATCCTGACTTGTAA
- a CDS encoding 2-oxoacid:acceptor oxidoreductase family protein — MVQLPIVNELGFFEIRLESIGGLGANLAGKMLAEAGVVGAGLNGVSFSSYGSEKKGSAVKAHIRFCDMDTHIRDTSPVERPHVVGVFHEALAKTVNVTSGIHEHSTVLVNSAKTPEELRELLKMKAGTIAVIDATSIALKEKNRVNMAMLGALFRLCPFLDTDIMKGVIEKSLGKKYPQAVQSAITTFERGYNEVKFMQFELAACDTMPEYVRSDISALGYETQPMGGTITNPGGSFLKNLSISRSGMLPVFEMESCINCAQCDTVCPDQCFVWEERLDRKGRSQMFLLGIDYQYCKGCLKCIGACPTSALSSMREKEGFADSHTVKHQFDLVTPV; from the coding sequence GTGGTACAATTGCCAATAGTAAATGAGCTGGGATTCTTTGAGATTCGTCTGGAGTCCATTGGAGGCCTGGGCGCGAACCTGGCAGGTAAAATGCTGGCGGAAGCAGGAGTGGTCGGCGCAGGGCTTAACGGCGTCAGCTTCTCATCGTACGGTTCGGAGAAGAAGGGGTCTGCGGTTAAGGCTCACATCCGTTTCTGTGATATGGATACCCATATCCGCGATACTTCCCCGGTCGAGCGTCCGCATGTTGTAGGGGTATTTCACGAAGCACTTGCCAAGACCGTTAATGTAACCAGCGGAATTCATGAACACAGCACCGTTCTTGTGAACTCGGCCAAGACGCCGGAAGAACTCAGAGAGCTGCTGAAGATGAAGGCCGGCACGATTGCAGTGATCGATGCTACCAGCATCGCACTCAAGGAGAAGAACCGCGTCAATATGGCCATGCTGGGGGCGCTTTTCCGGCTCTGCCCGTTCCTGGACACAGATATTATGAAGGGCGTCATTGAGAAGTCCCTCGGCAAAAAATATCCGCAGGCCGTCCAGTCGGCTATCACCACCTTCGAGCGCGGCTACAATGAAGTGAAATTCATGCAGTTTGAGCTGGCTGCTTGTGATACGATGCCTGAATATGTCCGTTCCGATATCTCGGCTCTCGGTTATGAGACTCAGCCGATGGGCGGAACGATCACGAATCCAGGCGGCAGCTTCCTGAAGAACCTCAGCATCTCCCGTTCCGGTATGCTTCCGGTCTTTGAGATGGAGTCCTGCATCAACTGCGCACAGTGTGACACGGTATGTCCTGACCAGTGCTTCGTGTGGGAAGAGCGCCTGGACCGCAAGGGCCGTTCGCAGATGTTCCTGCTTGGTATTGACTACCAGTACTGTAAAGGCTGCCTGAAATGTATCGGTGCCTGCCCGACCTCAGCATTATCCAGCATGAGAGAGAAGGAAGGCTTCGCAGACAGCCATACCGTGAAGCATCAGTTCGATCTGGTAACTCCAGTCTAA
- a CDS encoding glycosyl hydrolase family 8: MNKQGKRKLHWKSLMLLCLAMFILPAGSVFAAVNKPFPQHTTYTSGTIKPNNVTQTVMDNAVKTKWDAWKGTYLKPAGTGKYYVKYNSAGETVSEAHGYGMLFTVLMAGYDTNAQTYYNGLYNYYTAHPSAINPYLMSWKQNSSFQNIEGQDSATDGDMDIAFSLLLAHKQWGSSGTVNYLQAATNMINAIMDKEINQTQWTIRLGDWANSGSYNTATRPSDFMLNHLKAFQTATGDARWQNVTNKTYTIINSLYTGYSSTTGLLPDFVVYSSNTYKPAAANFLEDANDGNYNYNSCRTPWRIATDYLLTGDNRALAQLNQLNSWIKTKVSSTPGNIKDGYKLNGTTFGSYNSGAFYAPFGVSAMTSSANQSWLNSLWSHTASSAAEDYYEDSIKLFSMIVMSGNWWTY; encoded by the coding sequence ATGAACAAGCAAGGGAAACGCAAGCTGCACTGGAAAAGTCTGATGCTTCTATGTTTGGCAATGTTCATCCTGCCTGCCGGGTCCGTCTTCGCCGCAGTGAACAAACCGTTCCCGCAGCACACCACCTATACGAGCGGAACCATTAAACCGAACAATGTCACACAGACAGTCATGGATAACGCTGTTAAGACCAAATGGGATGCATGGAAAGGCACATATCTCAAGCCGGCCGGGACCGGTAAGTATTATGTCAAATATAATTCGGCGGGGGAGACTGTCTCCGAAGCGCATGGCTATGGCATGTTGTTCACTGTGCTGATGGCCGGCTATGACACGAATGCGCAGACCTATTATAACGGACTCTACAATTATTACACAGCACATCCAAGCGCCATCAATCCCTATCTGATGTCATGGAAACAGAACAGCAGCTTCCAGAATATAGAAGGACAAGACTCCGCAACCGACGGTGATATGGATATTGCCTTCTCGCTGCTGCTGGCCCACAAGCAATGGGGAAGCAGCGGAACCGTCAACTATTTGCAGGCAGCAACAAACATGATTAACGCCATCATGGATAAGGAGATTAATCAGACTCAGTGGACAATCCGTCTTGGAGACTGGGCGAATAGCGGTTCATACAATACGGCTACCCGGCCTTCAGACTTCATGCTGAATCACTTGAAGGCTTTCCAGACCGCTACCGGGGATGCCCGCTGGCAGAATGTAACGAACAAGACCTACACGATTATTAATAGCCTCTATACCGGCTATAGCTCAACCACCGGCCTGCTGCCGGACTTCGTAGTTTACTCCAGCAATACCTATAAGCCAGCCGCCGCGAATTTCCTGGAGGATGCCAACGACGGCAACTATAATTATAATTCCTGCCGTACACCGTGGCGGATCGCCACCGATTATCTGCTGACAGGCGATAACCGGGCCTTAGCCCAGCTGAATCAGCTGAACAGCTGGATCAAGACCAAAGTTAGCAGTACACCGGGGAACATCAAAGATGGCTACAAGCTGAACGGAACCACCTTCGGCAGCTATAACAGCGGCGCGTTCTATGCCCCCTTCGGTGTAAGCGCCATGACCTCCTCCGCCAATCAGAGCTGGCTGAACTCGCTCTGGAGCCATACGGCCAGCAGCGCAGCAGAGGATTACTATGAAGACAGTATTAAGCTGTTCTCGATGATTGTTATGTCAGGCAACTGGTGGACTTACTAG
- a CDS encoding nicotinate phosphoribosyltransferase, with product MRRELALHTDKYQINMMYAHWMNGTHKRKAVFEAYFRKLPFGNGFAVFAGLERIAQYIAELRFTEDDIRYLSEQEENYAPAFLEELLQFHFQGSLHSMKEGALVFQDEPLIRVEGTIMEAQLVETAILNFMNYQTLIATKASRIKQVAPDDTLLEFGTRRAQEADAAVWGARAAYVGGFHATSNMLAGKKFGIPTKGTHAHSWVQSFPSEQEAFDAYARVMPDGVTLLVDTFDTLRSGVPNAINTAKKLEAQGKRMNGIRLDSGDLAYLSRKAREMLDEAGLQYVKIVASNDLDENTIMNLKSQGAAIDTWGVGTQLITAADQPSLGGVYKLVEIEAPSGEMIPTIKISSNPEKVSTPGKKEVYRIIGQNGKALADYISFADEPAPRSGVRLKLFNPLHPYMKKHVERYDALRMLEPIVVNGFQVYTLPELAEIRRYHEEQLDLFWPEYLRKLNPEVFRVNLSEQLWNRKQQLIAEHMITDVE from the coding sequence TTGAGGAGAGAACTTGCTCTACATACAGACAAATATCAGATTAATATGATGTACGCCCACTGGATGAACGGTACCCACAAGCGCAAGGCCGTGTTCGAAGCCTACTTCCGCAAGCTTCCGTTCGGCAACGGGTTCGCCGTGTTCGCGGGGCTTGAGCGGATAGCCCAGTATATCGCCGAGCTGCGGTTCACGGAAGACGATATCCGCTACCTGTCGGAGCAGGAGGAGAACTATGCACCCGCATTCCTGGAGGAGCTGCTGCAGTTCCATTTCCAGGGCAGCCTCCATTCCATGAAGGAAGGGGCCCTGGTCTTCCAGGATGAGCCGCTGATCCGGGTGGAAGGCACGATTATGGAGGCGCAGCTGGTCGAGACGGCAATCCTGAACTTCATGAACTATCAGACGCTGATCGCTACCAAGGCCTCGCGGATCAAGCAGGTGGCCCCGGACGACACGCTGCTGGAGTTCGGAACGCGCCGTGCGCAGGAAGCGGATGCCGCAGTGTGGGGCGCACGCGCCGCTTATGTCGGCGGCTTCCATGCAACCTCGAACATGCTGGCCGGCAAGAAATTCGGCATCCCTACGAAGGGCACCCATGCCCATTCCTGGGTGCAGAGCTTCCCAAGCGAGCAGGAGGCGTTCGACGCGTACGCCAGAGTGATGCCGGACGGCGTGACGCTGCTGGTGGATACCTTCGATACCCTGCGCAGCGGGGTGCCGAATGCCATCAACACGGCGAAGAAGCTGGAGGCACAGGGCAAACGGATGAACGGTATCCGGCTGGACAGCGGTGACCTTGCTTATCTGTCCCGCAAGGCGCGTGAGATGCTGGATGAAGCCGGGCTGCAGTATGTGAAGATTGTGGCCTCCAATGATCTGGATGAGAACACCATTATGAACTTGAAGTCGCAGGGGGCTGCAATCGATACATGGGGTGTCGGCACCCAGCTGATTACCGCTGCGGATCAGCCTTCGCTCGGCGGCGTCTACAAGCTGGTCGAGATTGAAGCTCCAAGCGGCGAGATGATCCCCACGATCAAGATCTCTTCCAATCCCGAGAAGGTATCCACTCCCGGCAAAAAGGAAGTCTACCGCATTATCGGCCAGAACGGAAAAGCGTTGGCGGATTATATCAGCTTCGCCGATGAGCCTGCGCCCCGCAGCGGTGTCCGGCTGAAGCTGTTCAACCCGCTGCACCCTTATATGAAGAAGCATGTGGAGCGCTACGACGCTCTGCGGATGCTGGAGCCGATTGTGGTGAACGGCTTCCAGGTCTATACCCTGCCGGAGCTGGCGGAGATTCGCCGTTACCATGAGGAGCAGCTAGACCTCTTCTGGCCGGAGTACCTGCGCAAGCTGAACCCGGAAGTCTTCCGCGTGAATCTCAGCGAACAGTTATGGAACCGCAAGCAGCAGCTGATTGCGGAGCATATGATTACGGATGTGGAGTAG